One genomic region from Bufo bufo chromosome 3, aBufBuf1.1, whole genome shotgun sequence encodes:
- the LOC120996645 gene encoding FH2 domain-containing protein 1-like isoform X1, whose protein sequence is MEETPDVSMVTSRNSPSPPLPPCPPPLPAGGIFLQSDAPVSVDSFLPPPPPSYGISIPSAPPPRLGEQRRPKLRNFNWDALPPERVLGGRNLWTCGPQGASLQIDVVHMEELFGQREEPRKLRGTRSFKASPHQGVTEHDMKEVFLLDSKKSMNLGIFLKQFKRPVQVMIADIKQGVGSNFGAEKLGELQRLLPEKDEVKRLRAFKGERSGLSDPELFMVMLVEIPSFHQRLEVMILKEEFFPHLNSLKHAVEIQMAAATELLQCEDLHIIIHLVLKAGNYMNAGGYAGSAMGFRMGSLLKLADTKANKPGMNLMHFVARETERNNGSLLTFPEKLPHISQASRITSQEVESDLETLSQRLQTTKEALHNQPDLKHEMAPFLQVAEVELCEVLCSLQSMRDTCRALMEYFCEDDSTFRLEEMCLVFTTFCTKFMSAIQENREREKAEHRKERLEKRRSIASCSSQDKDLQDVELEFLMLRFPRRSRPSRGPRPLPRSHSMEVLNTSPLSGALPKASVSTSTNVTVEPIREEDDHIAESRQGHGLRRQREDSTESEGTQETPGKMNRRHTLGCLPSYRAEEEVQSILITSPVASSTDSLVLTCEPGSRSYPCSPNVNSISQVLKFSTPDSSQRDPPSPTSGTPSPFRLGGLFQRRGNLKSPEPLTIQLLDGSPRGGSEASALTTFLRRFDNALRSPK, encoded by the exons ATGGAGGAAACGCCTGATGTTTCCATGGTGACTTCAAGGAACTCTCCATCCCCACCTTTACCTCCTTGCCCACCTCCCCTGCCAGCTGGAGGCATTTTTCTTCAGTCTGATGCTCCTGTTTCAGTGGACTCTtttctgcctccacctccaccatcTTATGGAATATCAATTCCCTCTGCTCCACCTccacgtctaggagaacagcgtAGGCCTAAATTGCGCAACTTCAACTGGGATGCTCTGCCTCCTGAACGGGTGTTGGGAGGCAGGAATCTCTGGACTTGTGGCCCTCAGGGGGCCAGTCTACAAATAGATGTTGTTCACATGGAGGAACTTTTTGGACAGAGAGAAGAACCACGTAAGCTGAGAGGAACCAGGAGCTTTAAAGCCAGTCCACATCAAGGTGTAACGGAGCATGACATGAAGGAG GTGTTTCTTTTGGATTCCAAGAAGAGTATGAACCTGGGCATCTTCTTGAAGCAGTTTAAGAG ACCTGTGCAAGTAATGATTGCGGACATCAAGCAAGGAGTCGGGTCTAACTTTGGTGCAGAGAAATTGGGGGAGCTGCAGCGACTGCTTCCAGAAAAAGATGAG GTGAAGAGACTCCGAGCTTTTAAAGGAGAGCGGAGCGGTTTGTCTGATCCAGAACTTTTCATGGTGATGTTGGTGGAAATTCCCAG TTTCCACCAACGACTAGAAGTGATGATCCTGAAGGAAGAGTTCTTTCCCCACCTCAACTCTCTGAAGCATGCGGTGGAGATCCAGATGGCGGCTGCCACCG agctgctgcagtgCGAGGATCTGCACATCATCATCCACCTGGTGCTGAAAGCTGGAAACTACATGAACGCC GGTGGATACGCAGGGAGCGCAATGGGATTTCGAATGGGGTCTCTCCTAAAACTGGCTGACACTAAAGCAAATAAACCAGGAATGAACCTCATGCACTTCGTAGCCAGG GAGACAGAGAGAAACAATGGTTCACTTCTGACCTTCCCGGAGAAGCTGCCACATATCAGCCAGGCATCCCG TATCACATCTCAGGAGGTGGAGAGTGACCTGGAGACCCTATCTCAGAGACTTCAGACCACCAAGGAGGCTCTTCACAATCAGCCAGACTTGAAGCATGAAATGGCACCCTTCCTGCAG GTAGCGGaggtggagctgtgtgaggtcctaTGTTCTCTGCAGAGTATGAGAGACACTTGCCGGGCTTTGATGGAATATTTCTGTGAAGATGACTCCACGTTCCGGTTGGAGGAAATGTGTCTCGTTTTCACCACCTTCTGCACCAAGTTCATGTCTGCTATTCAG GAGAACCGAGAGCGTGAGAAGGCTGAACATCGGAAGGAACGTCTAGAGAAACGACGTTCAATAGCAAGTTGTTCCTCACAAGACAAAGACCTTCAAGATGTGGAATTGGAGTTTTTGATGCTTCGTTTTCCCCGCAGAAGTCGCCCAAGTAGAGGTCCACGGCCTCTCCCTCGTAGCCACTCAATGGAGGTCCTTAATACTTCACCCCTGAGTGGTGCATTGCCCAAAGCCTCTGTGAGCACCTCAACCAACGTGACCGTGGAGCCCATCAGGGAGGAGGATGATCACATTGCAGAGAGCAGGCAGGGTCACGGACTGAGGAGACAACGAGAGGACAGCACAGAATCTGAGGGAACACAGGAGACTCCTGGAAAGATGAACAGGAGACATACACTTGGCTGCCTCCCTTCTTACAGAGCAGAAGAGGAGGTGCAATCCATTCTTATTACCTCCCCAGTAGCATCTTCTACGGATTCATTGGTATTAACTTGTGAGCCAGGCTCCCGCTCCTACCCATGCTCTCCCAATGTGAACTCCATCAGCCAGGTTCTAAAATTCAGTACTCCAGATAGTTCTCAGAGGGACCCTCCCTCTCCTACCTCAGGCACCCCAAGCCCTTTCCGTCTGGGAGGACTCTTTCAGAGGAGAGGAAATTTAAAGAGCCCTGAACCTCTAACCATCCAACTATTGGATGGCTCCCCACGAGGAGGCAGTGAGGCCTCGGCACTCACCACCTTTCTGAGGCGTTTTGACAATGCACTTCGATCACCAAAATAA
- the LOC120996645 gene encoding FH2 domain-containing protein 1-like isoform X2: protein MNLGIFLKQFKRPVQVMIADIKQGVGSNFGAEKLGELQRLLPEKDEVKRLRAFKGERSGLSDPELFMVMLVEIPSFHQRLEVMILKEEFFPHLNSLKHAVEIQMAAATELLQCEDLHIIIHLVLKAGNYMNAGGYAGSAMGFRMGSLLKLADTKANKPGMNLMHFVARETERNNGSLLTFPEKLPHISQASRITSQEVESDLETLSQRLQTTKEALHNQPDLKHEMAPFLQVAEVELCEVLCSLQSMRDTCRALMEYFCEDDSTFRLEEMCLVFTTFCTKFMSAIQENREREKAEHRKERLEKRRSIASCSSQDKDLQDVELEFLMLRFPRRSRPSRGPRPLPRSHSMEVLNTSPLSGALPKASVSTSTNVTVEPIREEDDHIAESRQGHGLRRQREDSTESEGTQETPGKMNRRHTLGCLPSYRAEEEVQSILITSPVASSTDSLVLTCEPGSRSYPCSPNVNSISQVLKFSTPDSSQRDPPSPTSGTPSPFRLGGLFQRRGNLKSPEPLTIQLLDGSPRGGSEASALTTFLRRFDNALRSPK from the exons ATGAACCTGGGCATCTTCTTGAAGCAGTTTAAGAG ACCTGTGCAAGTAATGATTGCGGACATCAAGCAAGGAGTCGGGTCTAACTTTGGTGCAGAGAAATTGGGGGAGCTGCAGCGACTGCTTCCAGAAAAAGATGAG GTGAAGAGACTCCGAGCTTTTAAAGGAGAGCGGAGCGGTTTGTCTGATCCAGAACTTTTCATGGTGATGTTGGTGGAAATTCCCAG TTTCCACCAACGACTAGAAGTGATGATCCTGAAGGAAGAGTTCTTTCCCCACCTCAACTCTCTGAAGCATGCGGTGGAGATCCAGATGGCGGCTGCCACCG agctgctgcagtgCGAGGATCTGCACATCATCATCCACCTGGTGCTGAAAGCTGGAAACTACATGAACGCC GGTGGATACGCAGGGAGCGCAATGGGATTTCGAATGGGGTCTCTCCTAAAACTGGCTGACACTAAAGCAAATAAACCAGGAATGAACCTCATGCACTTCGTAGCCAGG GAGACAGAGAGAAACAATGGTTCACTTCTGACCTTCCCGGAGAAGCTGCCACATATCAGCCAGGCATCCCG TATCACATCTCAGGAGGTGGAGAGTGACCTGGAGACCCTATCTCAGAGACTTCAGACCACCAAGGAGGCTCTTCACAATCAGCCAGACTTGAAGCATGAAATGGCACCCTTCCTGCAG GTAGCGGaggtggagctgtgtgaggtcctaTGTTCTCTGCAGAGTATGAGAGACACTTGCCGGGCTTTGATGGAATATTTCTGTGAAGATGACTCCACGTTCCGGTTGGAGGAAATGTGTCTCGTTTTCACCACCTTCTGCACCAAGTTCATGTCTGCTATTCAG GAGAACCGAGAGCGTGAGAAGGCTGAACATCGGAAGGAACGTCTAGAGAAACGACGTTCAATAGCAAGTTGTTCCTCACAAGACAAAGACCTTCAAGATGTGGAATTGGAGTTTTTGATGCTTCGTTTTCCCCGCAGAAGTCGCCCAAGTAGAGGTCCACGGCCTCTCCCTCGTAGCCACTCAATGGAGGTCCTTAATACTTCACCCCTGAGTGGTGCATTGCCCAAAGCCTCTGTGAGCACCTCAACCAACGTGACCGTGGAGCCCATCAGGGAGGAGGATGATCACATTGCAGAGAGCAGGCAGGGTCACGGACTGAGGAGACAACGAGAGGACAGCACAGAATCTGAGGGAACACAGGAGACTCCTGGAAAGATGAACAGGAGACATACACTTGGCTGCCTCCCTTCTTACAGAGCAGAAGAGGAGGTGCAATCCATTCTTATTACCTCCCCAGTAGCATCTTCTACGGATTCATTGGTATTAACTTGTGAGCCAGGCTCCCGCTCCTACCCATGCTCTCCCAATGTGAACTCCATCAGCCAGGTTCTAAAATTCAGTACTCCAGATAGTTCTCAGAGGGACCCTCCCTCTCCTACCTCAGGCACCCCAAGCCCTTTCCGTCTGGGAGGACTCTTTCAGAGGAGAGGAAATTTAAAGAGCCCTGAACCTCTAACCATCCAACTATTGGATGGCTCCCCACGAGGAGGCAGTGAGGCCTCGGCACTCACCACCTTTCTGAGGCGTTTTGACAATGCACTTCGATCACCAAAATAA